The Solanum lycopersicum chromosome 6, SLM_r2.1 genome has a window encoding:
- the LOC138349240 gene encoding uncharacterized protein — translation MRVRSDVNKINTAVLYLSELTMLWWKRKESDITKGTCALNTWEQFRVEFKKAFFPSNVVYEIKSKMRELRQKGSIRAYVREFTTLTFQIPNLRDDAALYYFLDGLPNWARTELEWRQVRTIDDAITQAEALTDFRQEKSLSAEVDDELGSHDDSGEDSGKGEEQTPQPKRRDTYGSSGKKPGDRGNTIRDSKDSCFICKGPHGYKRCSELKSLGAILRERKEEKA, via the coding sequence ATGCGGGTTCGTAGTGATGTGAACAAGATCAACACTGCTGTGTTGTATCTTTCAGAGTTGACCATGCTatggtggaagcgtaaagagtcTGACATCACAAAGGGGACATGCGCGTTGAACACATGGGAGCAGTTCCGTGTGGAGTTCAAGAAGGCGTTCTTCCCTAGCAACGTTGTCTATGAGATAAAGAGCAAGATGAGGGAGTTGAGACAAAAGGGCAGCATACGCGCGTATGTGCGGGAATTTACCACCCTTACATTTCAGATTCCCAACCTCAGGGACGACGCCGCATTGTACTACTTCTTGGATGGGCTGCCAAATTGGGCCAGAACGGAGTTGGAATGGCGGCAAGTTAGGACTATCGACGACGCCATTACGCAGGCTGAAGCCTTGACAGACTTCAGGCAGGAGAAGTCTCTTAGTGCCGAGGTGGACGATGAGTTAGGCAGTCATGATGATAGTGGGGAAGACAGTGGCAAAGGCGAGGAGCAAACGCCACAACCCAAAAGGCGTGACACCTACGGGTCCAGCGGCAAGAAGCCCGGAGATCGTGGCAACACGATAAGGGATTCCAAGGATAGTTGCTTCATATGCAAAGGGCCGCATGGTTACAAAAGATGCTCTGAACTGAAAAGTCTTGGTGCTATCCTTCGTGAGCGGAAGGAAGAGAAAGCCTAA